From the genome of Scytonema hofmannii PCC 7110, one region includes:
- a CDS encoding phosphodiester glycosidase family protein: MVIILSYFLTRNSRFAVNKSSHRFLKVVIPSVLSTLLCLVSIYNSAKAQPSTSNAPTPKPLAPALPGVVSYGDRVALNGRILPGAWLQQKSRTGKINTHLSDGAIEQLLGVDLLNNNNPTKQPIQWFSSSTNPVVLTSSIATGYRYLDITNFAHTTGWQIQANGNTLVISTPSAKVVNIGQGRQTNGGTIIINLNRPTPWQISQGLPIPKSPISPLDSDAATPKPASPPNREWIVTVEGIADPNLLGGVREEESERGREESTSLPTQVPTPDSLIQQVEVANNQTIVRLSVPFGFAPRVNTLANPNRLSIEIRPDAMPERNIVWATGLRWRQQYLNLGQNRFPVTWLEINPRTSGIKLKPIWTNSDTMVGTAPLIQTAQQQTAVAAINGGYFNRNNRLPLGALRRDNLWLSGPILNRGAIAWNDSGQFYIDHLTLQETIIAPNKVQLPILYLNSGYVQSGIARYTPAWGATYTPLTDNEIILVVQQNKILNQLTLSKAGETAVPIPQDGYLLTFRGLATANALRLPVNSTIKINSSTTTTEFNRYPHIVGAGPLLLRNRQIVLDAKGEKFSDAFIAEKAVRSGICTTATGNLAIAAVHNRAGGSGPTLAEHAQLMQLLGCVNALNLDGGSSTSLYLGGQLLDRSPNTAARVHNGIGVFNSDQ; encoded by the coding sequence ATGGTAATAATACTGAGTTATTTCCTAACACGAAATAGCCGTTTTGCAGTCAATAAAAGTAGTCATCGTTTTCTTAAGGTTGTCATACCGTCAGTACTTTCAACTCTACTTTGCCTGGTAAGTATATATAATAGTGCGAAAGCGCAACCTTCAACATCAAACGCACCAACTCCAAAACCTTTAGCTCCTGCATTACCGGGAGTGGTGTCCTATGGCGATCGAGTTGCTCTCAACGGTCGCATTTTACCTGGGGCTTGGTTGCAACAAAAGTCTCGAACTGGGAAAATTAACACTCATCTTAGTGATGGGGCTATTGAGCAATTACTGGGAGTCGATTTATTAAATAATAACAACCCAACCAAACAACCGATACAGTGGTTTTCTTCATCCACAAACCCTGTCGTTTTAACCAGTTCGATCGCCACAGGATATCGGTATCTAGACATAACAAACTTTGCTCATACTACCGGATGGCAGATCCAAGCGAATGGTAACACTCTGGTAATTTCTACGCCAAGTGCGAAAGTAGTTAATATTGGTCAGGGTAGGCAAACTAATGGTGGTACCATCATTATAAATTTAAATCGTCCAACTCCCTGGCAAATTTCACAGGGATTACCCATACCAAAGTCTCCAATTTCACCACTTGACTCTGACGCTGCAACTCCCAAACCCGCATCACCACCAAACCGAGAATGGATCGTGACTGTAGAAGGGATAGCCGATCCCAACCTATTGGGAGGAGTGAGAGAGGAAGAGAGTGAGAGAGGGAGGGAAGAAAGCACTTCGTTACCGACGCAAGTTCCAACACCCGACTCGTTAATTCAACAAGTAGAAGTTGCCAACAACCAAACGATAGTTAGACTCAGCGTTCCCTTTGGTTTTGCTCCTCGGGTAAATACTTTAGCCAACCCCAACCGCTTGAGCATAGAAATTCGACCCGATGCAATGCCAGAGCGTAATATTGTATGGGCGACAGGATTGAGATGGCGACAGCAGTACCTAAATTTAGGTCAAAATCGCTTTCCAGTCACATGGTTGGAAATTAACCCCCGTACAAGCGGGATAAAGTTGAAACCAATTTGGACAAATTCCGATACGATGGTTGGAACTGCGCCTCTGATTCAAACCGCACAACAGCAAACAGCAGTTGCAGCCATTAATGGTGGCTATTTTAACCGTAATAACCGATTGCCTTTAGGCGCACTTCGCCGGGATAATTTATGGTTGTCAGGACCTATTCTCAATCGGGGCGCGATCGCTTGGAATGATTCCGGACAGTTTTACATCGATCACCTCACTTTACAAGAAACCATAATTGCACCAAACAAGGTACAGTTACCAATTCTTTATCTAAATAGTGGCTACGTTCAGAGTGGCATTGCTCGTTACACCCCTGCATGGGGAGCAACTTACACCCCTCTCACCGATAATGAAATCATCTTGGTCGTACAACAAAATAAAATTCTCAATCAATTGACACTAAGTAAAGCAGGTGAAACAGCTGTTCCCATTCCCCAAGATGGTTACCTGCTGACTTTTCGTGGGTTAGCCACGGCCAACGCCTTACGATTACCCGTGAATTCCACAATCAAGATTAATAGTTCTACCACTACTACTGAGTTTAACCGTTATCCCCACATAGTAGGGGCAGGTCCTTTGCTGTTGCGGAACCGCCAGATTGTGCTTGATGCCAAGGGAGAAAAATTTAGTGATGCTTTCATCGCGGAAAAAGCCGTTCGCAGTGGGATTTGTACAACAGCAACAGGAAATTTAGCGATCGCAGCAGTACACAATCGTGCAGGTGGTAGTGGACCGACCTTAGCAGAACACGCGCAGTTAATGCAGCTTTTGGGGTGTGTTAATGCTCTCAATTTAGACGGGGGTAGTTCTACCAGTCTTTACCTGGGGGGTCAACTCCTGGATCGTTCTCCCAATACCGCAGCTCGCGTTCATAACGGAATTGGGGTGTTTAACAGTGACCAGTGA